The following proteins come from a genomic window of Athalia rosae chromosome 1, iyAthRosa1.1, whole genome shotgun sequence:
- the LOC105683504 gene encoding probable Bax inhibitor 1: MAPTLQSFMHSFNNRLEAPVRQHLKNVYGCLSLSTVSAASGAYIHMYTDFLQAGLLTTIGALGLLFALLSTPDNDKNQKLRLGYLLGFAFLSGLGMGPLLEAVISVDPSIVVTALVGTTLMFVSFSISAILAERGRWLYFGGTLMTMLNAILLISLANLFLRSPIVHQIHLYLGLLVMSGFVLYDTQLIIEKRRMGSKDFVAHSLDLFIDFIGVFRRLLIILTQKEQQNRKRKD; this comes from the exons ATGGCACCAACGTTGCAATCCTTTATGCATTCGTTTAATAATAGATT gGAAGCACCTGTAAGACAACACTTGAAAAATGTTTACGGATGTTTATCATTGTCTACGGTATCAGCCGCTAGTGGCGCGTACATTCATATGTACACCGATTTCCTTCAAGCAGGATTACTGACCACCATCGGAGCTCTTGGACTTCTCTTTGCTCTTCTATCCACACcagataatgataaaaatcaaaaattacgtCTTGGATATCTTCTCGGTTTTGCTTTCCTCTCTGGACTCGGAATGGGCCCTCTTTTGGAAGCAGTCATCTCTGTTGATCCTAGTATCGTTGTAACTGCATTAGTTG GTACAACTCTGATGTTCGTTTCCTTCAGCATCTCAGCAATCCTAGCAGAACGAGGCCGCTGGTTGTACTTTGGAGGAACTCTAATGACGATGTTGAATGCTATCCTCTTGATATCATTGGCAAATCTATTCTTGCGCTCTCCTATCGTCCATCAAATTCATCTGTACTTAGGGCTGTTGGTCATGTCCGGATTTGTTCTTTATGACACACAGCTCATCATTGAGAAACGTCGAATGGGAAGCAAGGACTTTGTTGCCCACTCTCTCGACCTGTTCATTGATTTCATTGGAGTCTTTCGCCGGCTTCTCATCATACTCACCCAGAAG GAACAACAAAATCGCAAACGCAAAGATTAA
- the LOC105683502 gene encoding pre-rRNA 2'-O-ribose RNA methyltransferase FTSJ3: MGKKSKIGKQRKDKYYQLAKETGFRSRAAFKLIQLNRKFEFLQKSRVCIDLCAAPGGWMQVARQNMPVSSIVIGIDLFPIKAIPGCISITEDITTDKCRVAISRELKTWKADVVLNDGAPNVGKNWLHDAYQQACLTLSALKLATQFLRPGGWFITKVFRSKDYHPLVWVLKQLFKKVHATKPQASRNESAEIFVVCQYYVAPDKLDPKFLDAKYVFSELDVESKNKLNVFHPDKQKKAKAEGYPENDYTLHHKLSVMDFITHESGIEALQNASEIVIDDEKIASHAKTTKEIVECCKDIKVLGRKELRALLAWWKLLKEEFCKSEEEVPTDEKDESTLEVAPITLEDEEDKENAAIEEEIAELKAEEMKEAKRKRKKANKERQKLNERLNLKMVHRGDEGPKLEGDDMFDLKEIKTHQHLNTVVDQNPDIVAESEPESDDENFLPKKVKYDKDAGHLDSSGLYYKSEDSEPEDSDAETSDSDKSGLGFSDSEEEGLPVKPTKKTVAGDSENNPLITDLDQRDKKSKRTQKAELWFEKDVFKNLENEDDEDFELDKMAEELKKKGGTIIGEAKPTAKKGKNKNNKNEESDENGSSDDENSDYDTEEMMANDKKAKKVSGKNGFEIVKKDALVKKKSKRKLTEEDLALGSLLVQSKKARRDLVDAAWNRYAFNDEKLPEWFVEDEQKHMKKEAPVPQEVVEEYKKKVEDLNVRPIKKVLEAKARKKKRAVRRLEKAKKKVESLMDNIDLSDREKAKQVKALYRKAHKEPRKEVTYVVAKKHSMQKRAIRPAGVKGHYKVVDPRMKKDLRAAKAKSKTKGRGKNNKGGGKPPRGKPKAAKGKKAK, encoded by the exons AtgggtaaaaaatcgaaaattggaaAGCAGCGGAAggataaatattatcaattgGCTAAAGAGACAG GTTTTAGATCTCGTGCTGCGTTTAAATTGATTCAACTGAACCGCAAATTTGAGTTCTTGCAAAAATCAAGAGTATGCATCGATCTTTGCGCTGCACCAGGAGGATGGATGCAAGTAGCAAGGCAAAATATGCCAGTATCATCAATTGTTATTGGCATAGATTTGTTTCCTATAAAAGCAATACCTGGCTGTATCAGTATCACTGAGGACATTACCACAGATAAATGTCGAGTGGCTATATCACGAGAGTTGAAAACATGGAAAGCTGATGTAGTGCTGAATGACGGAGCCCCAAATGTTGGTAAAAATTGGCTCCATGATGCCTATCAACAGGCGTGCCTCACTCTTTCAGCTCTCAAACTTGCCACACAATTTCTCAGGCCTGGGGGATGGTTCATTACCAAAGTATTCCGGTCTAAAGATTACCATCCTTTGGTGTGGGTTCTGAAGCAGCTGTTTAAGAag GTACATGCCACCAAACCACAAGCCTCTCGTAATGAATCAGCTGAAATATTTGTCGTCTGTCAATATTACGTTGCTCCAGACAAACTTGATCCCAAGTTTCTGGATGCTAAATACGTGTTTTCAGAATTAGATGTTGAATCTAAAAATAAGCTGAACGTTTTCCATCctgacaaacaaaaaaaagcgaaggcTGAGGGATATCCAGAGAATGATTATACATTACACCACAAATTATCCGTAATGGACTTCATTACACACGAAAGTGGAATTGAAGCTTTGCAAAATGCATCAGAAATTGTTATTGATGATGAGAAAATAGCCTCGCATGCTAAGACGACAAAAGAAATTGTTGAGTGCTGTAAGGATATCAAAGTATTAGGTAGGAAAGAGCTGAGGGCATTGCTTGCCTGGTGGAAACTTTtaaaagaagaattttgtaAGTCTGAAGAAGAAGTGCCAACCGACGAGAAAGATGAGAGCACATTAGAAGTAGCACCTATTACTTTGGAGGATGAAGAGGACAAAGAAAATGCGGCAATCGAGGAAGAAATTGCGGAACTCAAGGCagaggaaatgaaagaagcgaaaagaaagagaaaaaaagctaaTAAAGAGAGACAGAAATTAAATGAACGACTCAACTTGAAAATGGTCCACAGAGGAGATGAGGGGCCCAAGCTCGAAGGAGATGATATGTTTGAtctaaaagaaataaaaacacaCCAACATTTAAATACTGTTGTAGACCAAAACCCTGACATTGTCGCAGAAAGTGAACCAGAATCTGATGACGAAAATTTCTTACCAAAGAAAGTCAAATATGATAAGGATGCAGGGCATTTGGATAGCTCCGGATTGTATTATAAGTCAGAAGATAGTGAGCCGGAAGATTCAGATGCAGAAACTTCAGATAGCGATAAGTCTGGGCTAG GATTCAGTGATTCTGAAGAGGAAGGTTTGCCAGTTAAACCTACAAAAAAAACTGTGGCTGGAGATTCAGAAAATAATCCACTAATCACAGATTTAGATCAAAGAGATAAAAAGTCAAAGAGAACTCAGAAGGCTGAGTTGTGGTTTGAAAAAGACGTTtttaaaaatctggaaaatgaAGATGACGAAGACTTTGAGTTGGATAAAATGGCGGAAGAATTAAAGAAGAAAGGAGGCACCATAATTGGTGAAGCTAAGCCAACTGCAAAGAAAgggaagaataagaataacaaGAATGAGGAGAGTGACGAAAACGGAAGCagtgacgatgaaaattcggATTATGATACAGAAGAAATGATGGCCAATGATAAGAAGGCCAAAAAAGTATCCGGAAAAAATGGTTTCGAAATCGTCAAAAAAGATGCCC TTGTCAAAAAgaagagtaaaagaaaattaacagaAGAGGACTTAGCGCTGGGCTCATTGCTGGTACAGAGCAAGAAGGCACGAAGGGATCTAGTAGATGCTGCGTGGAACCGTTACGCGTTCAACGATGAAAAGCTCCCAGAATGGTTCGTTGAAGACGAGCAAAAGCACATGAAAAAGGAGGCACCTGTTCCTCAAGAAGTGGTAGAAGAGTataagaaaaaagtggaagaCCTTAATGTTAGACCGATAAAAAAAGTATTGGAAGCTAAAGcgaggaagaagaaacggGCTGTACGAAGgcttgaaaaagcaaaaaaaaaggttgaatcACTTATGGATAACATAGATCTCAGCGATCGAGAGAAGGCGAAGCAAGTGAAAGC ATTGTACAGGAAAGCACACAAGGAGCCGAGGAAGGAGGTGACGTATGTTGTTGCCAAAAAACATTCTATGCAGAAGCGAGCGATAAGGCCAGCAGGTGTGAAGGGTCACTACAAGGTCGTGGACcctagaatgaaaaaagatttgaGAGCCGCTAAAGCCAAATCAAAGACAAAGGGTCGTGGGAAGAATAACAAAGGCGGTGGCAAACCACCAAGGGGGAAACCGAAAGCAGCTAAAGGCAAGAAGGCTAAATAA